The following coding sequences lie in one Benincasa hispida cultivar B227 chromosome 6, ASM972705v1, whole genome shotgun sequence genomic window:
- the LOC120080234 gene encoding NAC domain-containing protein 92-like, translating into MNFSSSNIMETNLWKTTTHNYECEDEHIELPPGFRFHPTDEELITHYLSPKVLNTNFSSIAIGEADLNKSEPWDLPGRAKMGEKEWYFFCVKDRKYPTGLRTNRATESGYWKATGKDKEIFRGKKLVGMKKTLVFYRGRAPKGEKSNWVMHEFRLEGKFPFSPSLILKPTKNEWVICRIFNKSSAEKLPTQIQNHFDADHRNSPALPPLMEYSQSQTPYSVDARASRVTCFSNHDTKPYTPHHFSSSSTIPALAPAFSFPTTADSGWMGGNSSMVRMLMNPKVEISGFSNGIIEDNHNPSLGSDDPIDLESLWNY; encoded by the exons atgaatttttcttcttctaacaTAATGGAAACCAATTTATGGAAGACGACGACACACAATTACGAGTGTGAAGATGAGCACATTGAACTACCACCCGGTTTCCGATTTCATCCCACCGACGAAGAGTTAATCACTCATTACCTTTCTCCTAAAGTCCTCAACACTAATTTCTCTTCCATAGCCATTGGTGAAGCCGATTTGAACAAATCCGAGCCCTGGGATTTACCTG GGAGGGCGAAAATGGGCGAAAAGGAATGGTACTTTTTTTGTGTAAAGGACAGGAAATACCCAACAGGCCTTAGAACAAACAGAGCTACAGAATCTGGTTATTGGAAAGCTACTGGCAAAGATAAAGAGATTTTTAGAGGAAAGAAACTTGTGGGTATGAAGAAAACTTTGGTGTTTTATAGAGGAAGAGCTCCTAAAGGGGAGAAATCTAATTGGGTTATGCATGAATTTCGTTTGGAAGGCAAATTCCCCTTTTCTCCATCTCTAATTCTCAAACCCACTAAg AATGAATGGGTGATTTGTCGTATCTTCAACAAAAGCTCTGCGGAGAAATTACCAACACAGATACAGAATCATTTCGATGCTGATCATCGGAATTCCCCTGCGTTGCCGCCGTTAATGGAATATTCGCAATCTCAAACACCGTACTCCGTCGACGCACGTGCATCACGCGTGACCTGCTTCTCCAACCACGACACAAAACCCTACACACCCCAtcatttctcttcttcctccacaATTCCGGCGCTGGCACCGGCGTTTTCTTTCCCCACCACGGCAGATTCCGGTTGGATGGGCGGAAATTCTTCCATGGTGAGAATGTTGATGAATCCAAAAGTGGAGATTTCGGGTTTTAGCAATGGAATAATTGAAGATAATCACAACCCATCATTGGGTTCTGATGATCCAATAGATCTTGAAAGTCTATGGAATTATTGA